In Gimesia benthica, a single window of DNA contains:
- a CDS encoding ABC transporter permease, protein MSFDPIPFNWLEALKHFAFVFGSSMVIALVVCLVVGVITRGTKGFVDVFRGVLDFFVQIIHISPRRIWSLSVLTIRESLRQKILFVFIIFAVLFMFAGWFLAGAADRPDLQVQSYIDFVLKAISWLVIPIMLLLACWSLPEDIRLRTIHTVVTKPVYRIEIVMGRMLGFTVLGTAILLVMGGVGYIWINRQVPDTAKESLVSKVPIYGDISFTNREGAPAASGINVGDIWMYRSYIEGATKARAIYKFEGVDESDAIDDKLNLQASFEAFRTHKGDMEKGGILYELTFVNEDKGLRVDTSPMINKEYTENRLQIDRKLSQKKNEGEADQEVVTYDIFDDLVDKDGNLTVEVACLEAGQLLGMARPDLFIRTPDRSFMVGYSKAILGIWLPMVLVIMLGVTVSCFVKGPVAILTTFTVVMVGFMSKEYMNEILSGKMQASGAIEAWYRLLTHMNSQTELPNGPVKGIIVVVDGGIRNFLWLCQQIIPNFGIFSNMREYVIKGFDVSWSAALLPGLLTTAAYILPCLLISFYSLKLRELEAK, encoded by the coding sequence ATGTCTTTTGATCCAATTCCATTCAATTGGCTGGAAGCTTTAAAACACTTTGCATTCGTGTTTGGAAGCTCCATGGTCATCGCGCTGGTCGTCTGTCTGGTGGTGGGTGTCATCACCCGCGGGACGAAGGGGTTCGTCGATGTCTTCCGCGGCGTGCTGGACTTCTTTGTGCAGATCATCCATATCTCACCCCGCCGCATCTGGTCTTTATCGGTCCTGACGATCCGCGAATCACTGCGACAGAAAATTCTGTTCGTCTTCATCATCTTTGCGGTGCTGTTCATGTTTGCCGGCTGGTTCCTGGCAGGCGCTGCAGACCGGCCCGATCTCCAGGTGCAGTCTTATATTGACTTCGTACTCAAAGCCATCAGCTGGCTCGTGATTCCAATCATGCTGCTGCTGGCCTGCTGGTCGTTACCGGAAGACATCCGATTGCGCACCATTCATACTGTTGTTACCAAGCCGGTCTACCGGATTGAAATCGTCATGGGCCGCATGCTGGGCTTCACTGTGCTCGGCACCGCAATTCTGCTCGTGATGGGTGGCGTAGGATATATCTGGATCAATCGCCAGGTGCCCGACACCGCGAAGGAGAGCCTGGTTTCCAAAGTTCCGATTTACGGCGATATCTCCTTCACCAACCGTGAAGGGGCTCCTGCGGCCTCCGGGATCAATGTGGGTGACATCTGGATGTACCGCAGCTATATCGAAGGTGCCACCAAGGCCCGGGCGATCTACAAATTCGAAGGAGTCGACGAAAGCGACGCCATCGATGACAAACTGAATCTGCAGGCTTCGTTCGAAGCCTTCCGAACCCACAAAGGGGATATGGAAAAAGGCGGGATTCTGTACGAGCTGACCTTCGTCAATGAAGACAAAGGGCTCCGCGTCGATACATCCCCGATGATCAACAAGGAATACACCGAGAACCGGTTGCAGATCGACCGTAAACTCTCACAGAAAAAGAATGAGGGCGAAGCCGACCAGGAAGTCGTGACATACGATATTTTCGACGATCTGGTCGACAAAGATGGCAACCTGACCGTCGAGGTCGCCTGTCTGGAAGCAGGGCAGTTGCTGGGGATGGCCCGTCCCGACCTCTTCATTCGTACTCCCGACCGTTCGTTCATGGTCGGTTACTCGAAAGCAATTCTGGGTATCTGGTTGCCGATGGTGCTGGTGATCATGCTCGGCGTGACCGTCAGCTGTTTCGTCAAAGGCCCGGTTGCCATCCTGACGACCTTCACCGTCGTGATGGTCGGATTCATGTCCAAAGAGTACATGAATGAAATTCTGAGCGGCAAAATGCAGGCCTCAGGTGCGATTGAAGCCTGGTATCGTCTGTTAACTCACATGAATTCTCAAACGGAACTGCCTAATGGTCCCGTAAAAGGTATAATCGTCGTCGTTGATGGTGGCATCCGGAACTTCCTCTGGCTCTGCCAGCAGATCATCCCGAACTTTGGTATCTTCTCGAATATGCGGGAATATGTCATCAAAGGGTTTGACGTTTCCTGGAGTGCAGCTCTGCTGCCGGGACTGTTGACGACAGCGGCCTATATTCTTCCCTGCTTATTGATTTCATTCTATAGTTTGAAGCTCCGCGAACTGGAGGCGAAATGA